In one window of Pseudoalteromonas xiamenensis DNA:
- a CDS encoding LysR family transcriptional regulator: MKLAQLEMLDVIAKSASLSEAAIKLHKTQPALTQSIRKLEEEVGFQLLDRTQYRLTMTEKGRHFHKEVEMLLANHTHLKSLAKELALGNEPKVQICYQPIFNSPTYQTVISEVFHQFPNTEFVISNGKRFAALEQVNTGVADIGIGPWFDLFHATGDFDSMPIGDISFGIVCKAGLMPQSLDYETLTNFPCLAMVESDFSFDSERLAYAKGASLMKVDDLDTLKSFVLSGCGWALMSLTHCQTELEAGLLQQIKIHNKQHEFFAKIHVFRKPNKHHGPVSRALWSEFEKLSVEYERRV; encoded by the coding sequence ATGAAGTTAGCGCAGTTAGAAATGCTCGATGTCATCGCCAAGTCAGCTAGTTTAAGTGAAGCGGCGATTAAACTACATAAAACTCAACCCGCTTTAACCCAAAGCATTCGCAAACTTGAAGAAGAAGTCGGCTTTCAACTGCTTGATAGAACACAGTATAGACTGACGATGACAGAAAAGGGGCGGCATTTTCATAAAGAAGTCGAAATGTTGCTCGCAAACCATACCCATTTGAAATCGTTGGCGAAAGAGTTGGCGCTTGGGAACGAACCTAAAGTACAAATTTGCTATCAGCCAATTTTCAATTCTCCAACCTATCAAACGGTCATTTCAGAAGTGTTTCATCAGTTTCCCAATACGGAGTTTGTAATTAGTAATGGCAAGCGATTTGCAGCGCTAGAACAAGTGAATACGGGAGTGGCAGATATTGGTATCGGCCCGTGGTTTGACCTTTTCCACGCAACCGGCGATTTTGACTCAATGCCGATAGGTGATATTTCTTTTGGTATTGTCTGTAAAGCGGGCTTGATGCCTCAATCGCTTGATTACGAAACGTTAACGAATTTTCCGTGCCTTGCTATGGTTGAAAGTGATTTCAGTTTTGACAGCGAGCGGCTCGCTTATGCCAAAGGCGCGAGTTTAATGAAGGTTGACGACCTTGATACTTTAAAATCTTTTGTTTTGAGTGGATGCGGTTGGGCGCTAATGAGTCTCACTCATTGCCAAACTGAGTTGGAAGCAGGGTTGTTGCAGCAAATAAAAATACACAATAAACAGCATGAGTTTTTTGCAAAAATCCATGTTTTCAGAAAACCGAATAAACACCATGGGCCAGTTTCAAGAGCACTTTGGTCTGAATTTGAAAAATTGAGTGTCGAGTATGAACGACGAGTTTAA
- a CDS encoding MGMT family protein, whose product MNDEFKVAVYSAIGSVPEGFTASYGYIARLAGQPKHARAVGYLLKHLPKDSSLPWFRIVNSKREISFPFGTSSYQRQLEALQAEGISLDNGKIKKEFFVG is encoded by the coding sequence ATGAACGACGAGTTTAAAGTAGCAGTCTACAGCGCCATAGGGTCCGTACCTGAAGGATTTACCGCATCTTATGGCTATATCGCACGACTTGCGGGACAACCTAAGCATGCACGGGCGGTGGGTTATCTTTTAAAACACTTACCTAAGGACTCTTCGTTACCATGGTTTCGAATTGTAAACAGTAAACGAGAAATATCGTTTCCATTTGGAACATCGAGCTATCAACGCCAGTTAGAAGCACTTCAAGCCGAGGGGATTAGTTTGGACAATGGAAAAATTAAAAAAGAGTTTTTTGTTGGCTGA
- a CDS encoding LON peptidase substrate-binding domain-containing protein, whose translation MIRALFPLPIFLLPGGVTRLRIFEPRYLSMVKHVLKNNCGFVLCVYQKDTIHNVPKRGAYVNIVDFNQDESGQLLIDVVAECLVNIEEVWVDADNLRQGRVARIESPLWNIDENNDEGIDEHLREALKRVHAANPELSALYPSKQYSDPVWVASRWLEILPVSIKQKENTLHLQHFEQIRDFLHTLINPN comes from the coding sequence ATGATTAGAGCGTTATTTCCACTGCCCATTTTCCTGTTACCGGGTGGCGTAACACGATTGAGAATATTTGAACCACGCTATTTGTCGATGGTGAAGCACGTATTAAAGAATAATTGTGGCTTCGTGTTGTGTGTGTATCAAAAAGACACCATACATAATGTTCCGAAACGAGGTGCCTATGTCAATATTGTCGATTTTAATCAAGATGAAAGCGGCCAGTTACTCATCGATGTTGTGGCTGAGTGTTTAGTCAATATCGAAGAAGTGTGGGTTGATGCGGATAATTTAAGGCAAGGGCGGGTTGCTCGAATTGAAAGTCCACTTTGGAATATCGACGAAAATAATGATGAGGGCATTGATGAACATTTGCGTGAAGCGCTCAAACGCGTTCATGCCGCAAACCCAGAACTCAGTGCTCTGTATCCGTCTAAGCAATACAGCGATCCTGTATGGGTTGCAAGTCGCTGGCTTGAAATATTGCCGGTGTCAATCAAGCAAAAAGAAAATACGCTGCATCTTCAACACTTTGAACAAATTAGAGATTTCCTTCATACTTTAATCAATCCAAACTGA
- a CDS encoding sigma-70 family RNA polymerase sigma factor, translating to MEIRTSFSVDTFESRKSTLVSETPTQALSEALVAVSESRDKKAFAKLFDYFAPKIKRFGIKQLRPEALAMELVQDTMTSVWKKAHLYHPSKGAATTWVYTVMRNASFDTLRKMKSTKEDHLSEELWPLLQEPKNSALEHLDHLEDKRIKRFIDTLPQAQKEILWGVYFQDLSQEQLAEQLNIPLGTVKSRLRLALQKLRIELGGNHD from the coding sequence ATGGAAATTAGGACCAGTTTTTCTGTAGATACGTTTGAATCTAGGAAATCGACTTTGGTATCAGAAACCCCTACGCAAGCGCTAAGTGAGGCGCTTGTCGCTGTGTCTGAATCACGTGACAAAAAAGCGTTCGCTAAGCTCTTTGATTATTTTGCACCGAAGATAAAACGCTTCGGTATTAAGCAATTGAGACCCGAAGCTTTGGCAATGGAGCTAGTGCAAGACACGATGACGTCAGTGTGGAAAAAAGCGCACCTTTATCACCCTTCAAAAGGCGCGGCGACAACGTGGGTGTACACCGTAATGCGAAACGCCTCGTTTGATACACTTCGAAAAATGAAGAGTACGAAAGAAGACCATCTAAGTGAAGAACTCTGGCCATTACTTCAAGAGCCGAAAAACTCGGCTCTTGAACATCTAGACCATCTTGAAGATAAGCGAATTAAGCGTTTCATTGATACATTGCCTCAAGCTCAGAAAGAAATTCTATGGGGTGTATATTTTCAAGATTTATCGCAAGAGCAGTTGGCTGAACAATTGAATATACCCCTTGGTACTGTTAAATCCCGACTTCGACTCGCTTTACAAAAGCTACGTATTGAGCTTGGAGGGAATCATGATTAA
- a CDS encoding ChrR family anti-sigma-E factor, protein MIKHHPTDALLFAFAEGSLSVTLSMAVSAHIELCECCQQKLTQLEQSLGEESLGGEEEILVDSAFAAMFDDITADDTFAQTVDTVAETIMYQRKEIILPRALSCIERTEFLNLGKIGRSRYTVEDGTLRASLLHIGAGGEIPNHTHTGFEVTLLLDGDFGDEDGDYVPGDFIMLDGHHTHTPKTKEGCLCFTVVSAQLHFNKGLSKLLNPIGNLIY, encoded by the coding sequence ATGATTAAACATCATCCGACTGACGCTTTACTCTTTGCCTTCGCGGAAGGTTCTCTGTCTGTGACATTATCGATGGCGGTTTCGGCTCACATCGAATTATGTGAGTGTTGTCAGCAAAAGCTAACTCAGCTGGAACAATCACTCGGCGAAGAAAGTTTAGGTGGTGAAGAAGAGATTTTAGTCGATTCGGCGTTTGCAGCAATGTTTGACGACATTACGGCAGATGATACGTTCGCACAAACGGTCGACACGGTTGCTGAAACCATCATGTATCAGCGTAAGGAGATTATACTTCCTCGTGCGCTTTCGTGTATAGAACGTACAGAATTCTTGAATTTGGGCAAGATTGGTCGTTCGCGTTACACAGTTGAAGATGGAACGCTGAGGGCGAGCTTATTGCATATCGGCGCTGGTGGTGAAATCCCAAACCACACACATACTGGCTTTGAAGTTACATTGCTGTTAGATGGTGATTTTGGTGATGAAGATGGTGATTATGTACCGGGTGATTTTATTATGCTCGACGGTCACCATACCCACACGCCGAAAACGAAGGAAGGGTGCTTGTGTTTTACAGTTGTAAGTGCGCAGCTACACTTCAATAAAGGGTTGAGTAAATTACTTAATCCAATTGGTAATTTAATTTACTAA
- a CDS encoding YbgA family protein gives MSVIKIGISACLTGQKVRFDSQHKRSDFCMNELGQHVEYVPFCPEVAIGMSIPRPVIRQVQVGETIKVCHVDGSNDVASKLYDYGQTVAANHLDDLSGYVFCAKSPSCGMERVKVYNETATWATYDGVGVFAKSIMDSDPLLPCEENGRLNDAHLRENFVMRVFVYHAWKTLVKEGLTLHNVTTFHAKHKYLLMSHKYQAYKELGRLLGDCSKEALESVSKEYIAGLMNALAKPATRKAQTNTLMHLQGYFKKLLSKLEKQELCEAIEQYRIGNVPLYVPLTLLSHHTRIHDLEYLKDQVYFSPYPNELKLRFGI, from the coding sequence GTGAGCGTGATAAAAATAGGAATTAGCGCTTGTTTGACTGGCCAAAAAGTACGTTTTGACAGCCAACATAAACGATCTGATTTTTGTATGAACGAACTTGGCCAGCACGTTGAATATGTCCCATTTTGCCCAGAAGTTGCAATTGGCATGTCGATTCCGCGACCGGTCATCCGTCAGGTACAAGTTGGGGAGACGATTAAAGTATGTCATGTTGATGGCAGTAACGACGTAGCCTCGAAGCTCTACGATTACGGCCAAACGGTCGCAGCTAATCATCTCGATGATTTAAGTGGCTACGTATTTTGTGCCAAAAGTCCGAGCTGTGGAATGGAGCGCGTAAAGGTATACAACGAAACTGCAACATGGGCCACCTACGATGGTGTTGGCGTGTTTGCGAAATCTATCATGGACAGCGACCCACTATTACCGTGCGAGGAAAATGGGCGATTGAATGATGCCCATTTACGAGAAAATTTCGTCATGCGAGTCTTTGTATACCATGCATGGAAAACGCTTGTTAAAGAGGGACTGACACTTCATAACGTGACCACATTTCATGCAAAACACAAATATTTGCTAATGAGCCATAAATACCAAGCTTATAAAGAACTGGGACGTTTACTCGGTGACTGTAGTAAAGAGGCACTAGAGAGCGTATCGAAAGAGTACATTGCGGGGTTGATGAATGCGCTTGCGAAACCTGCGACACGCAAAGCGCAAACCAACACGCTGATGCACTTGCAGGGGTATTTCAAGAAGCTGCTTAGTAAGCTCGAAAAGCAAGAGTTGTGCGAAGCGATAGAACAGTACCGTATTGGCAATGTACCTCTTTATGTGCCGTTGACCCTCCTGAGTCACCACACTCGTATTCATGACCTTGAGTATCTAAAAGATCAGGTCTACTTCTCTCCTTATCCAAATGAATTGAAATTAAGGTTTGGAATTTAA
- the phrB gene encoding deoxyribodipyrimidine photo-lyase, whose product MKALFWFRRDLRLYGNEALIEAVQSGARDALFFVSKKQWEIHDAAPIQIDMALRRVAELGKMLAQYGISLHVIEAPLFSDQITSLCSLVEQHKFKQVYANAEYEINERARDKSIAHALESGGVGFRLFDGDVIAKPGSIRTGSGEMFKVFTPFKNAWLKANFDFHAIYNVWPLSENPINWATPDTLMSDGTSAKWPIDDQTLRMITEAFIDEKLVTYKEKRDFPAIKGTSGLSPYLALGIVSVKQLLGAIQSKFPDILQQTGRPEFCWINELVWREFYRHLIVEWPHLCKHRNFNNKYDYVSWRDDDESFRLWCEGKTGYPLVDAAMRQLNQTGWMHNRLRMVVASFLTKHLLIDWRWGEHYFMRHLIDGDLASNNGGWQWAASTGCDAQPYFRIFNPITQSEKFDPKGDFIRKYIPELQAVPDKYIHFPHDYLALMKDIDYPKPIVDHKAARERALLAFKVE is encoded by the coding sequence ATGAAAGCTTTGTTTTGGTTTCGTAGAGATTTGAGACTCTACGGAAACGAGGCGCTTATCGAAGCGGTTCAATCAGGCGCGCGAGACGCGCTTTTTTTTGTAAGTAAAAAACAGTGGGAAATCCATGACGCAGCGCCAATTCAAATAGACATGGCACTGCGCCGCGTTGCTGAACTTGGAAAAATGCTCGCGCAATATGGTATTTCGTTGCATGTTATTGAAGCGCCTTTGTTCTCAGATCAAATCACCTCTCTTTGTAGTTTGGTAGAACAACACAAATTCAAACAGGTTTATGCCAACGCTGAATATGAAATCAATGAGCGAGCAAGGGATAAATCTATTGCGCATGCTTTGGAAAGCGGAGGTGTCGGATTTCGGTTATTCGATGGTGATGTGATTGCAAAACCAGGGTCAATTCGTACAGGTTCTGGCGAAATGTTCAAAGTATTCACGCCATTCAAAAACGCATGGCTTAAGGCTAATTTTGACTTTCATGCAATTTACAATGTCTGGCCGCTTTCTGAGAACCCTATAAACTGGGCTACTCCTGATACTTTGATGTCAGATGGGACGTCAGCGAAATGGCCGATAGACGACCAAACCCTGCGAATGATTACGGAAGCCTTTATTGACGAGAAATTGGTAACCTACAAAGAAAAGCGAGATTTTCCTGCGATAAAAGGAACATCTGGATTAAGCCCTTACCTTGCGCTTGGGATCGTGTCTGTAAAACAGTTACTTGGTGCAATCCAATCAAAATTTCCTGATATTTTGCAGCAAACGGGGCGACCAGAATTTTGTTGGATAAACGAATTGGTTTGGCGTGAATTTTACCGACATTTGATTGTTGAGTGGCCACACCTTTGTAAGCATCGTAATTTCAACAATAAGTACGATTACGTTAGCTGGCGAGATGATGACGAATCCTTTAGGTTATGGTGCGAAGGTAAAACTGGCTATCCACTCGTCGATGCAGCGATGAGGCAGTTGAACCAAACTGGCTGGATGCACAACAGACTGCGGATGGTCGTAGCAAGTTTTCTCACAAAACACTTACTCATCGATTGGCGATGGGGAGAGCATTATTTTATGCGTCATTTGATTGATGGAGATCTGGCTAGCAATAACGGCGGTTGGCAGTGGGCTGCGAGTACAGGTTGTGATGCTCAGCCCTATTTCAGAATATTTAACCCGATAACACAAAGTGAAAAATTTGATCCCAAAGGCGATTTCATTCGTAAATATATTCCTGAATTACAAGCGGTTCCGGATAAATACATACACTTTCCTCATGACTACCTAGCCTTGATGAAAGACATTGATTATCCAAAACCAATAGTCGATCACAAAGCAGCTAGAGAGCGAGCTTTATTAGCATTTAAGGTTGAGTAA
- a CDS encoding nuclear transport factor 2 family protein, translated as MDNRVAKFVENYNKLSKHELDRLNDMYHWNVRFQDPIHDIEGLDALRGYFSSLYQNLVHINFVVEHYFELEEFVFLYWTMNFRHQKLNGCKDILVSGHSHLVFEGEKVSYHRDYLDLGEMLYEHIPALGWVVKAIKKKASQ; from the coding sequence ATGGATAACCGAGTGGCGAAATTTGTCGAAAACTACAATAAGCTGTCGAAGCATGAACTTGATAGACTGAACGACATGTACCACTGGAATGTGCGCTTTCAAGACCCTATACATGACATAGAAGGATTAGATGCACTGCGTGGGTATTTCTCGTCACTTTACCAGAACTTGGTTCACATCAATTTTGTTGTCGAGCACTACTTCGAACTAGAAGAATTTGTTTTCCTTTATTGGACGATGAACTTTCGACATCAAAAACTCAATGGCTGCAAGGATATTTTAGTCAGCGGGCACAGTCACTTGGTGTTCGAAGGCGAAAAGGTCTCCTACCACCGTGATTATCTAGATTTGGGGGAGATGTTGTATGAGCACATTCCCGCCCTTGGCTGGGTGGTCAAAGCCATTAAAAAGAAAGCCTCACAGTGA
- a CDS encoding SDR family NAD(P)-dependent oxidoreductase, with product MNILITGASSGIGLALTNRLAKSHNVIACGRNQNKLDTVKHDKNVTTLAFDVSVKEDVENASKNIEKLDWLILNAGTCEYIDNPTRFDSALFERVISANLVSVAYCLEFLMPKLKDGGKLIIMSSSSMLLPLPRAEAYGASKAALTYLAKTLDSTLEHIDVTVVHPGFVATPLTQKNDFPMPFLVDVEDAATRIIKGVEAGQHTIEFPKRLIWIMKCLSWLPQPIWRSLARRMKK from the coding sequence GTGAATATTTTAATTACAGGTGCGTCCTCAGGGATTGGACTCGCATTAACAAATAGACTTGCGAAATCACACAATGTTATCGCTTGCGGGCGAAATCAAAACAAGCTCGATACGGTTAAGCACGACAAAAATGTAACAACGCTTGCGTTCGATGTCAGTGTTAAAGAAGATGTTGAGAACGCCTCTAAAAACATTGAAAAACTGGATTGGCTGATTTTAAACGCAGGGACGTGTGAATACATCGATAATCCAACAAGATTTGATTCGGCACTTTTCGAACGTGTAATCAGCGCAAACCTCGTTTCAGTTGCATATTGCTTAGAGTTTCTCATGCCTAAACTGAAAGACGGCGGAAAATTGATAATCATGAGTTCTAGTTCAATGCTTTTGCCATTACCTCGTGCGGAAGCTTATGGCGCTTCAAAAGCCGCCTTGACGTATTTAGCTAAAACTCTCGATTCTACGCTTGAACACATCGACGTTACTGTGGTCCATCCCGGTTTTGTCGCAACGCCACTTACACAAAAAAACGACTTCCCAATGCCATTTCTTGTTGATGTAGAAGATGCCGCGACACGCATTATCAAAGGAGTTGAAGCAGGTCAACACACCATCGAATTCCCAAAGCGATTAATATGGATAATGAAGTGTCTATCTTGGCTACCTCAGCCCATATGGCGCAGTTTGGCACGTAGGATGAAAAAATGA
- a CDS encoding NAD(P)/FAD-dependent oxidoreductase — translation MKKIAIIGSGISGMTAAHCLREKYDVTLFEKNEYIGGHTATIDVEWNGESVAVDTGFIVYNDRTYPLFRKLLKRIGIEGQETQMSFSVRNMESGLEYNGHTFATLFAQKRNLFRPKFWKLLKDIIRFNTLCKEMYSTDQFGGMNTLGELLDKHHFNDFFQRHYILPMGAAIWSTSLNAMAQFELAFFIRFFYNHGLLDITNRPQWYVIPGGSKQYIEPLLGELKNKVELNSTIKAVTRTNEGVALTFANGVVRRFDHVVFACHSDEALNLLGDPTIEEKSILQGIPYTDNSVVLHTDVGMLPKRKKAWASWNYQLSHDLDAPASVTYQMNILQGLKTKDQFCVTLNGESAIDKSKIIRTFNYSHPVFNKQSLLAQSRRSEINGQQNTYYCGAYWYNGFHEDGVRSAVDVALLLGVEFE, via the coding sequence ATGAAAAAAATAGCAATCATCGGTTCAGGTATTTCTGGGATGACAGCAGCACACTGTCTACGAGAAAAATATGATGTAACGTTGTTTGAAAAAAACGAATACATAGGCGGTCACACTGCGACAATTGATGTTGAATGGAATGGTGAATCGGTTGCTGTGGATACTGGTTTTATCGTTTATAACGACAGGACGTATCCGCTTTTTAGAAAGTTACTGAAGCGAATTGGTATTGAAGGCCAAGAAACCCAGATGAGCTTCAGCGTTCGGAACATGGAATCGGGGCTTGAATACAACGGGCATACTTTTGCAACACTGTTTGCTCAAAAACGTAATCTGTTTAGACCCAAGTTTTGGAAATTACTCAAAGACATTATTCGTTTTAATACGCTGTGCAAAGAGATGTATTCGACGGACCAATTTGGTGGCATGAATACATTGGGAGAATTGCTGGACAAACATCATTTTAATGATTTTTTTCAGCGCCATTATATTCTCCCTATGGGGGCGGCAATTTGGTCTACAAGTCTAAATGCAATGGCTCAATTTGAGTTGGCCTTCTTCATTCGTTTTTTCTATAACCACGGCTTACTCGATATAACAAATCGCCCACAGTGGTATGTCATCCCTGGTGGCTCTAAGCAATACATTGAGCCGTTGTTGGGTGAACTAAAAAATAAGGTTGAACTAAATTCTACTATCAAAGCAGTCACTCGAACCAATGAAGGCGTGGCGTTAACGTTTGCAAATGGGGTTGTGCGCAGGTTTGATCACGTTGTGTTTGCTTGTCATTCTGATGAAGCATTGAACTTGCTAGGTGATCCTACAATAGAAGAAAAATCAATTTTACAAGGGATTCCCTACACAGATAATTCTGTGGTACTGCACACTGATGTTGGCATGCTTCCTAAAAGAAAGAAAGCGTGGGCAAGCTGGAACTATCAATTATCACATGACTTAGACGCCCCTGCGTCCGTGACATACCAAATGAATATTCTACAGGGCCTTAAAACGAAAGATCAGTTTTGCGTCACCTTGAATGGTGAAAGTGCAATTGATAAAAGCAAGATTATTAGGACGTTCAATTATAGCCACCCTGTTTTCAATAAACAGTCGTTGCTGGCACAGTCTCGGCGTAGCGAGATAAACGGTCAGCAAAACACCTATTATTGTGGAGCCTATTGGTACAACGGGTTCCATGAAGATGGTGTTAGAAGTGCAGTTGATGTTGCTTTGCTATTGGGAGTTGAATTTGAATAG
- a CDS encoding DUF1365 domain-containing protein, translating into MKMVLEVQLMLLCYWELNLNSAVCIGSVHHARTEHAQHKFKYPIYMLWIELDDLQAINQIHWAIGTKFFNPIRFKQSDYLVGYSGCLAERAIAALRDLGINDAIEKTYVLCQARCFGFYFSPVNFFFYQIDGEYRYMVAEVSNTPWNQRHCYLVPLKQENVNFKKHFHVSPFMDLDMNYHWQVNVDENKVFVHIKNQRGSQKVFDASLTLKKERLSPVVIRKVLKMFPVMTFSVVKGIYWHALRLFLKRVPFIAHPGK; encoded by the coding sequence ATGAAGATGGTGTTAGAAGTGCAGTTGATGTTGCTTTGCTATTGGGAGTTGAATTTGAATAGTGCGGTATGTATTGGTTCTGTGCACCACGCTCGTACAGAACATGCGCAACATAAATTCAAGTACCCAATCTATATGTTATGGATTGAACTCGACGATTTACAGGCTATTAATCAGATTCATTGGGCAATTGGAACAAAGTTCTTCAACCCAATACGGTTTAAACAGTCGGATTACCTTGTTGGATACAGCGGGTGTCTTGCAGAGCGAGCAATTGCGGCACTGAGAGATTTGGGCATCAATGATGCGATTGAGAAGACGTACGTGCTATGTCAGGCTCGGTGTTTCGGGTTTTATTTTAGCCCCGTTAATTTCTTTTTTTACCAGATAGATGGCGAATATCGTTACATGGTTGCTGAAGTCTCCAATACACCATGGAATCAAAGACATTGCTATTTAGTGCCGTTAAAGCAAGAAAATGTGAACTTTAAAAAGCACTTTCACGTATCACCTTTCATGGATTTAGATATGAATTACCACTGGCAGGTCAATGTCGATGAAAACAAGGTTTTTGTCCACATCAAAAATCAACGTGGTAGCCAAAAAGTGTTCGACGCTTCGTTAACACTGAAAAAGGAAAGGCTAAGTCCTGTTGTCATTCGAAAGGTATTAAAAATGTTCCCAGTTATGACCTTCAGCGTTGTAAAAGGCATTTACTGGCACGCCCTTCGATTGTTTTTAAAACGAGTTCCTTTTATCGCTCATCCAGGAAAGTAA
- a CDS encoding SAM-dependent methyltransferase, which translates to MEKITTLQTASTNVSGLLKVYRHLVHKAFSNLKYGKLVINEAGNRYEFGQSNAVDVVIDVTDPRMYKSFALGGSVGAAEAYIAGYWNTDRLTDLIELFVKNQCVLDEFEKQFSWLTAISNKVKHRLNRNTKAQSKKNIAAHYDLGNDLYTAFLSEEMLYSSAIFSHPTESLEEAQQNKLRAICERLDLKEGETLVEIGTGWGALALYAAENYGVYVTTTTISEEQFSYVKEKVAEKNLEHKITLLKKDYRELEGKFDKLVSIEMIEAVGHEYLAGFFTKCNALLKENGLMLIQAITIADQRYDHYLKNSDFIQQYIFPGGCLPSVEQMTKHIRESTNLVVHALHDIGLHYAHTLKHWHERFVNAWPNLDRTKFDESFYRLWTFYFCYCEGAFKQRATSAVHLVARKPSARTSDCLNALSY; encoded by the coding sequence ATGGAAAAAATTACGACATTACAAACTGCTTCAACAAATGTGTCTGGACTCTTAAAGGTATATCGCCACCTCGTTCATAAGGCGTTTTCCAATCTTAAATATGGAAAGCTGGTGATCAATGAAGCAGGTAATCGTTATGAGTTTGGTCAAAGTAACGCAGTGGATGTCGTTATCGATGTTACTGATCCACGCATGTATAAAAGTTTTGCTCTCGGGGGGAGCGTTGGTGCAGCTGAAGCATATATTGCGGGCTATTGGAACACGGATAGACTAACAGACTTAATTGAGTTGTTCGTAAAAAATCAATGTGTGTTAGATGAGTTCGAGAAGCAATTTAGTTGGTTAACTGCGATTTCAAATAAAGTAAAGCATCGCCTGAATCGAAATACGAAAGCGCAATCGAAGAAAAATATTGCTGCGCATTATGATCTTGGAAACGACCTCTACACGGCGTTTTTAAGTGAAGAAATGCTTTATTCGAGCGCAATCTTTTCACACCCAACGGAGTCACTTGAAGAGGCTCAGCAAAATAAACTGCGCGCAATTTGTGAACGACTTGATTTAAAAGAAGGCGAAACACTCGTCGAAATCGGCACAGGGTGGGGGGCTTTAGCACTCTACGCGGCTGAAAATTATGGCGTGTACGTGACGACCACGACCATATCTGAAGAGCAATTTAGCTATGTTAAGGAAAAAGTCGCGGAAAAAAATCTCGAGCATAAGATAACCTTACTTAAGAAGGACTATCGTGAGCTAGAAGGGAAGTTTGACAAGCTGGTTTCAATAGAGATGATTGAAGCTGTAGGGCACGAATATCTTGCGGGATTCTTTACGAAATGTAATGCACTACTTAAAGAGAATGGTTTAATGTTAATCCAAGCGATCACGATTGCTGACCAGCGTTATGATCATTACTTGAAAAACTCTGACTTTATTCAACAATATATTTTTCCTGGGGGCTGTTTGCCTTCAGTTGAACAAATGACTAAGCACATTCGTGAAAGTACCAACTTGGTCGTACATGCCCTTCATGATATTGGTCTGCATTATGCGCATACTTTAAAACACTGGCACGAACGATTTGTAAATGCGTGGCCTAACTTGGATAGAACGAAATTCGATGAATCTTTTTACCGCCTTTGGACGTTTTATTTTTGTTATTGTGAAGGCGCATTCAAACAACGTGCAACCAGTGCCGTACATTTAGTCGCACGAAAACCGAGCGCTAGAACATCAGACTGTCTCAATGCGCTTAGCTATTAA
- a CDS encoding DUF2878 family protein translates to MRLAINGILFQIAWWATALFRGKAVECLVVIALLLYLSNRDKRQARLDTVVLLPSLLLVEQTLSFLGLFRYDDAMLPDYIVLLWVCFVFTVRESLSFIFKLNTFSQLFLLSLGCSISYLAAENLNLLTLQFERIEFVLWFGTSWSVCFILLAQTSLKLSLRD, encoded by the coding sequence ATGCGCTTAGCTATTAATGGCATTTTGTTTCAAATAGCGTGGTGGGCAACCGCGCTATTTCGAGGTAAAGCTGTTGAGTGTTTAGTAGTTATTGCGTTATTGCTGTATTTATCAAATCGAGACAAACGGCAAGCTCGTTTAGATACGGTGGTCCTTTTACCTTCTTTGTTACTTGTAGAGCAAACACTCTCATTTCTAGGTTTATTTCGCTATGACGACGCGATGCTTCCAGATTACATTGTATTACTCTGGGTTTGTTTTGTGTTCACAGTCCGGGAAAGTCTGTCGTTTATTTTCAAGTTGAATACATTCTCTCAACTATTTTTGCTGAGTCTGGGTTGCTCTATCAGCTACCTAGCAGCGGAAAATTTGAACCTGCTCACACTTCAATTTGAGCGAATTGAGTTTGTTCTGTGGTTTGGAACGAGTTGGTCGGTTTGTTTTATTCTATTGGCTCAAACGTCCCTTAAACTGAGCCTTAGGGACTAG